A section of the Bradyrhizobium oligotrophicum S58 genome encodes:
- a CDS encoding alpha-E domain-containing protein, giving the protein MLSRTAENLYWLARYVERAEYLARTIDATLRVTALPAAYIGKTNEWESALMTAGVNVSFYEHYSEANEQNVVEYLSFNQSNASSIRNCIEAARLNARSVRTALTSEMWDTLNGSWIELQEVWSKGTKTREELARFLRFVQETSLRFDGSAYRTMLRNDAYWFSRLGLHLERADNTARILDVKYHVLLPEEEHVGGPLDYYQWTSILRSVSALTAYHWVYRETLKPWLIADLLILNDTLPRSLASCYGNLVRNLDQIGVAYGRQGPSQRHARGVRNRLEHSNMDDIFQRGVHEFIQEFISDNSRLGEIITKQYLI; this is encoded by the coding sequence ATGCTGTCGCGCACCGCCGAAAACCTGTACTGGCTCGCCCGCTATGTCGAGCGCGCCGAGTATCTCGCCCGCACCATCGACGCTACGTTGCGCGTCACGGCCCTGCCCGCGGCCTATATCGGCAAGACCAATGAGTGGGAATCGGCGCTGATGACCGCCGGCGTCAATGTCAGCTTCTACGAGCATTATTCCGAGGCCAACGAGCAGAACGTCGTCGAATATCTCTCCTTCAATCAGTCGAATGCGTCATCGATCAGGAACTGTATCGAGGCCGCCCGGCTCAACGCCCGCTCGGTCCGCACCGCGCTGACCTCGGAGATGTGGGACACCCTCAACGGCTCATGGATCGAGCTGCAGGAGGTGTGGAGCAAGGGCACCAAGACGCGCGAGGAGCTGGCGCGCTTCCTCCGCTTCGTGCAGGAGACCTCGCTGCGCTTCGACGGTTCGGCCTACCGCACCATGCTGCGCAACGACGCCTATTGGTTCTCGCGGCTCGGCCTGCATCTGGAACGTGCCGACAACACCGCGCGCATTCTCGACGTGAAGTATCACGTGCTGCTGCCCGAGGAGGAGCATGTTGGCGGCCCGCTCGACTACTATCAGTGGACCTCGATCCTGCGCTCGGTGTCGGCGCTGACGGCCTATCACTGGGTGTATCGCGAGACGCTGAAACCCTGGCTGATCGCCGATCTCCTGATCCTCAACGACACGCTGCCGCGCTCGCTGGCCAGCTGCTATGGCAATCTCGTCCGCAATCTCGACCAGATTGGCGTCGCCTATGGCCGCCAGGGTCCGTCGCAACGCCATGCCCGCGGCGTCCGCAACCGGCTGGAGCACTCGAACATGGACGACATCTTCCAGCGCGGCGTGCACGAGTTCATCCAGGAGTTCATCTCAGACAATTCACGGCTCGGAGAGATCATCACCAAGCAATATCTGATCTGA
- a CDS encoding transglutaminase family protein, with the protein MRLRISHSTTYRYEPAATGAIQIIRMTPGSHDGQYVAEWQIDVSTDSRLDMHEDAFGNVTHVITHDALEELTITAEGLVETHDTGGVLKGADERFPPGFFLRQTPLTAANAAMATIVRDLRAESEADVLGFLHTLMTQIYEHMTFDESPTHSGTSAAEAFGLRRGVCQDYAHIFIACARAGGIPARFVSGHFLRSDGAVHQEAGHAWVEAYIPDLGWVGFDAANCICTTDAHVRVALGLDYLGAAPVRGTRYGGGQETLTVKVKVEQVGRGGPSQSQSQSQSQRQS; encoded by the coding sequence ATGCGCCTGCGTATCTCTCATTCCACCACCTACCGCTACGAGCCGGCGGCGACCGGCGCCATTCAGATCATCCGCATGACGCCCGGCAGCCATGATGGCCAGTATGTGGCGGAATGGCAGATCGACGTGTCGACCGATTCACGCCTCGACATGCATGAGGACGCGTTCGGCAACGTCACCCACGTGATCACCCACGATGCGCTGGAGGAGCTCACCATCACCGCCGAAGGGCTGGTGGAGACGCACGACACCGGCGGCGTGCTGAAAGGCGCGGACGAGCGGTTTCCGCCCGGCTTCTTCCTGCGGCAGACCCCGCTGACGGCAGCCAATGCGGCCATGGCTACGATCGTGCGCGACCTGCGCGCGGAATCGGAAGCCGACGTGCTCGGCTTCCTGCACACGCTGATGACGCAGATCTACGAGCACATGACCTTCGACGAGAGCCCGACCCACAGCGGCACCTCGGCCGCCGAGGCGTTCGGCCTGCGGCGCGGCGTCTGCCAGGATTACGCGCACATCTTCATCGCCTGCGCGCGCGCCGGCGGCATCCCGGCGCGCTTCGTGTCCGGACACTTCCTGCGCTCTGATGGTGCGGTGCACCAGGAGGCCGGTCACGCCTGGGTCGAAGCCTATATCCCCGATCTCGGCTGGGTCGGGTTCGACGCCGCCAACTGCATCTGCACCACGGATGCTCACGTGCGGGTCGCCCTCGGGCTGGATTATCTCGGCGCCGCGCCGGTGCGCGGCACCCGCTATGGCGGCGGACAGGAGACGCTCACCGTGAAGGTCAAGGTCGAGCAGGTCGGACGCGGCGGCCCGTCGCAATCGCAGTCCCAGTCCCAGTCCCAGCGGCAGTCCTGA
- a CDS encoding SDR family oxidoreductase: MAEAAKKIALVTGAGTGVGRAASLALMNSGFTVVLAGRRKEMLEETAKLGPSGMSLPVSADMMDPASIAALFDTVKSTYGRLDVLFNNAGMGAPPVPLEELTLQQWQQVVATNLTAPFLCTQHAFRIMKDQSPRGGRIINNGSISAHAPRPFSSPYTSTKHAITGLTKASNLDGRAYDIAVGQVDIGNAETPMTERMVGGVLQPDGRMMPEPRMDVKAVGDAVAYMAGLPLDANVLFITVMATKMPFVGRG, from the coding sequence ATGGCTGAAGCGGCAAAGAAGATCGCGCTGGTGACGGGCGCAGGCACGGGCGTGGGCCGCGCCGCATCGCTCGCGCTGATGAACTCCGGCTTCACCGTGGTGCTCGCCGGCCGTCGCAAGGAGATGCTGGAGGAGACCGCGAAGCTCGGCCCGTCCGGCATGAGCTTGCCCGTTTCCGCCGACATGATGGACCCCGCCTCGATCGCGGCGCTGTTCGACACCGTCAAGTCGACCTACGGCCGCCTCGACGTGCTGTTCAACAACGCCGGCATGGGCGCGCCGCCGGTGCCGCTCGAAGAGCTGACGCTGCAGCAATGGCAGCAGGTGGTCGCAACCAATCTCACCGCGCCGTTCCTGTGCACGCAGCATGCGTTCCGGATCATGAAGGACCAGTCGCCGCGCGGCGGCCGCATCATCAACAACGGCTCGATCTCGGCGCACGCGCCGCGGCCGTTCTCATCGCCCTACACCTCGACCAAGCACGCGATCACGGGCCTTACCAAGGCCTCGAACCTCGACGGCCGGGCCTATGACATCGCGGTCGGCCAGGTCGATATCGGCAATGCCGAGACGCCGATGACCGAGCGCATGGTCGGCGGCGTGCTGCAGCCGGACGGCCGCATGATGCCGGAGCCGCGCATGGACGTGAAGGCCGTCGGCGACGCCGTCGCCTACATGGCCGGCCTGCCGCTCGACGCCAACGTCCTGTTCATCACGGTGATGGCAACAAAGATGCCGTTCGTCGGGCGGGGCTGA
- a CDS encoding MFS transporter, with translation MSTTVPIGARDLLKQSAFLLFLSSRSLSRFASQIAAVAIGWQVYDLTGRAFDLGMVGLIQFLPTALLVFAAGSAADRFQRKRVVQLCQLAEALTALYLCWGAYAGQLGELQLFAAVFVLGIAGAFESPATAALLPLIAPSGTLQRASALSSGAAQLATIAGPAIGGFAYAVAPGLPYGIMMLFWLGGMALTGLMQVPEDVPAERRDGSNADLFAGIRFIRANPAILGTISLDLFAVLLGGVTALLPIYARDILEAGPFGLGVLRAAPAVGALAMTAVLARTTIKRRVGLRMFQAVIVFGAATVVFAVSHVMLISVLALAILGAADTISVVIRFSLVQLATPNEMRGRVGAVNFLFINASNQLGQFESGLTAALFGAMPAAVLGGVGTIAIALAWMKLFPELRNVEKLE, from the coding sequence ATGTCGACCACCGTCCCGATCGGCGCGCGCGATCTGCTGAAGCAAAGCGCGTTCCTGCTGTTCCTGTCGTCCCGCAGCCTGTCGCGGTTCGCGAGCCAGATCGCCGCGGTGGCGATCGGCTGGCAGGTCTACGATCTCACCGGGCGCGCCTTCGATCTCGGCATGGTCGGGCTGATCCAGTTCCTGCCAACGGCCCTGCTCGTGTTCGCGGCCGGCAGTGCCGCCGACCGCTTCCAGCGCAAGCGCGTCGTGCAGCTTTGTCAGCTCGCCGAGGCGCTCACCGCGCTCTATCTGTGCTGGGGCGCCTATGCCGGCCAGCTCGGCGAATTGCAGCTGTTCGCAGCCGTCTTCGTGCTCGGCATCGCCGGTGCGTTCGAGAGCCCGGCCACCGCCGCGCTGCTGCCGCTGATCGCGCCATCGGGCACGTTGCAGCGGGCGAGCGCGCTGTCGAGCGGCGCGGCGCAACTCGCGACCATCGCCGGTCCCGCGATCGGCGGCTTCGCCTATGCGGTCGCGCCTGGTCTGCCCTACGGCATCATGATGCTGTTCTGGCTCGGCGGCATGGCGCTGACGGGCCTGATGCAGGTGCCGGAGGACGTGCCGGCCGAGCGCCGCGATGGCAGCAACGCGGACCTGTTCGCCGGCATCCGCTTCATCCGCGCCAATCCGGCGATCCTCGGCACCATCTCGCTCGATCTGTTTGCCGTGCTGCTCGGCGGCGTCACCGCGCTGCTGCCGATCTACGCGCGCGACATCCTGGAGGCCGGGCCGTTCGGGCTCGGCGTGCTGCGCGCAGCGCCCGCGGTCGGCGCGCTGGCGATGACCGCGGTGCTCGCGCGCACCACGATCAAGCGGCGCGTCGGCCTGCGCATGTTCCAGGCGGTGATCGTGTTCGGCGCGGCCACCGTCGTCTTTGCCGTCTCACACGTGATGTTGATCTCGGTTCTGGCGCTCGCCATTCTCGGCGCCGCCGACACGATCAGCGTCGTGATCCGCTTCTCGCTGGTGCAACTCGCGACGCCCAACGAGATGCGCGGCCGCGTCGGCGCGGTGAACTTCCTGTTCATCAACGCCTCCAATCAGCTCGGCCAATTCGAGAGCGGTCTCACCGCGGCCTTGTTCGGCGCGATGCCCGCCGCCGTGCTCGGTGGCGTCGGCACCATCGCGATCGCGCTGGCGTGGATGAAGCTGTTTCCGGAGCTGCGGAATGTGGAGAAGCTGGAGTAG
- a CDS encoding NupC/NupG family nucleoside CNT transporter yields MLQLQSAFGIVALLAIAWALGENRRAVSLRQAALGLVVTILTAVVLLKVPTVARAFGAINDAVGAISSASRAGTSFVFGYVGGGALPFDLKAPGADFVLAFQALPIVLVMSVLTTLLFYWRVLPPLVRGMAWLLERTLGVGGAVGLSTAANVFLGMVEAPLFIRPYLAQMTRSELFLVMTGGMAGIAGTVLVLYATLLAPLIPDAAAHFVIASVLGAPAAILISLIMVPETSKQLTGGTLGDPDTQATSTMDAIVKGTSAGLELLMNIVALLLVLVALVHLANAILSLLPAIGGADISLQRLLGLVMAPVCWLMGLPWSEAVTAGSLMGTKTVLNELIAYVELAKLDTTAIDPRARLIMLYAMCGFANFASLGIMIGGLGTMAPTRRDEINALGLKSIVSGTLTTCLMGAIVGLLT; encoded by the coding sequence ATGCTTCAGCTGCAATCGGCGTTCGGGATCGTCGCGCTGCTCGCGATCGCATGGGCGCTCGGCGAAAACCGGCGCGCGGTGTCGCTGAGACAAGCCGCGCTCGGGCTGGTGGTGACGATCCTGACCGCGGTCGTCCTGCTCAAGGTCCCGACGGTGGCTCGCGCCTTCGGCGCCATCAACGACGCCGTCGGCGCCATCTCCTCGGCCTCGCGCGCCGGCACATCGTTCGTGTTCGGCTATGTCGGCGGCGGCGCCCTGCCCTTCGACTTGAAGGCCCCCGGCGCCGATTTCGTGCTCGCCTTCCAGGCGCTGCCGATCGTGCTGGTCATGAGCGTGCTGACGACGCTCTTGTTCTATTGGCGGGTCTTGCCGCCGCTGGTGCGCGGCATGGCGTGGCTCTTGGAGCGCACGCTCGGCGTCGGCGGCGCCGTCGGCCTGTCGACCGCTGCCAACGTCTTCCTCGGCATGGTGGAAGCGCCGCTGTTCATCCGGCCCTATCTGGCGCAGATGACGCGCAGCGAATTGTTCCTGGTCATGACCGGCGGCATGGCCGGCATCGCCGGAACCGTGCTGGTGCTGTATGCGACGCTTCTTGCTCCGCTCATTCCCGATGCCGCCGCGCATTTCGTGATCGCCTCGGTGCTAGGCGCACCGGCTGCGATTCTGATCAGCCTGATCATGGTGCCGGAGACGTCGAAGCAGCTCACCGGCGGCACGCTCGGCGACCCCGACACGCAGGCCACGTCGACGATGGATGCCATCGTCAAGGGCACCAGCGCCGGGCTCGAACTGCTGATGAACATCGTCGCGCTGTTGCTGGTGCTGGTCGCGCTGGTTCATCTCGCCAATGCGATCCTGTCGCTGTTGCCCGCGATCGGCGGCGCCGACATCTCGTTGCAGCGGCTGCTCGGCCTCGTCATGGCGCCGGTGTGCTGGCTGATGGGCCTGCCGTGGTCGGAGGCCGTCACCGCCGGCAGCCTGATGGGCACCAAGACGGTGCTGAACGAGCTGATCGCCTATGTCGAGCTCGCCAAGCTCGACACCACCGCGATCGACCCCCGCGCGCGGCTGATCATGCTCTATGCGATGTGCGGCTTCGCCAACTTCGCCAGCCTCGGCATCATGATCGGCGGCCTCGGGACGATGGCGCCGACGCGGCGCGACGAGATCAATGCGCTCGGCCTCAAATCAATCGTCTCGGGCACCCTCACCACCTGTCTGATGGGAGCCATCGTCGGCCTGCTGACGTGA
- a CDS encoding acyltransferase family protein, with amino-acid sequence MQPRIAGARAASDSPPAHREDIDWLRAIAVLSVVAFHFEAPAIFGGFVGVDIFFVISGYLITGIIASEMAQARFSFAQFYERRVRRLLPALYVMVAFAAIPASQDMLSSERVEFFRSAAAVVTFTSNIFFWLQSGYFDHAAVEKPLLHTWSLAVEEQFYLVLPVVVWAVLRLARGRRLALPLTLALLAAGSFVLGLMLMRGNASASAFFLSPPRAWEFLLGSLVAVSGLPALRPGLAQRLARALSLLLMAIPILSLRAGPGFPGVNALAPCLGAALFLWSGVGVANVPRSRLSPLNVAAFFGGISYSLYLWHWPLFAFARFAKPGLALEGWERAALFALTVAVATLSWRFVEQPFRTRQLAPTPRAAFGLAALASLLLLVGSGVGLLRAGSASDDDRAAQRYDAYNSYDMKPVYRYGTCFTTPDGRVPAECLRPVTGKTNVLLWGDSFAAHYYHGLAAHLDPRTVNIMQASQPTCMPTFSAETQGVASCRAFASQMRDYFAQARPDLVVMSADWLENARPPRFPGMLRDLRQTIGRLQDAGIPVVLLGPSVQFRARLPSMLARATLRGVTPDGATFVRSDIFALDAAMQAALPTGEGLSYVSILSIVCENGRCPLTAGDVPLSFDHAHLTAEGSDAVMARVAPLLQPDNTELGSRQQADDGSHQTGGEGARDD; translated from the coding sequence ATGCAGCCCCGTATCGCCGGCGCGCGCGCAGCTTCAGATTCACCTCCCGCTCATCGCGAGGACATCGATTGGCTGCGCGCCATTGCGGTGCTCTCCGTCGTCGCATTTCACTTCGAGGCGCCCGCGATCTTCGGCGGCTTCGTCGGCGTCGACATCTTCTTCGTGATCTCCGGCTACCTGATCACCGGCATCATCGCGTCGGAGATGGCGCAGGCGCGCTTTTCGTTCGCGCAATTCTACGAGCGGCGGGTGCGACGGCTGCTGCCGGCGCTCTACGTCATGGTGGCATTCGCGGCGATCCCTGCGTCGCAGGACATGCTGAGCTCCGAGCGCGTCGAGTTCTTCCGGTCCGCGGCCGCCGTCGTCACCTTCACCTCGAACATCTTCTTCTGGCTGCAGTCCGGCTATTTCGACCACGCGGCGGTCGAGAAGCCGCTGCTGCATACCTGGTCGCTGGCGGTCGAGGAGCAGTTCTATCTGGTGCTGCCGGTGGTGGTCTGGGCCGTGCTGCGGCTGGCGCGTGGGCGCCGGCTGGCGCTGCCGCTCACCCTGGCGCTGCTTGCTGCAGGCTCGTTCGTGCTCGGCCTGATGCTGATGCGAGGCAACGCATCTGCGAGCGCGTTCTTCCTCAGCCCGCCGCGTGCCTGGGAATTCCTGCTCGGCAGCCTCGTTGCGGTTTCAGGCCTGCCCGCATTGCGTCCCGGCCTGGCGCAGCGCCTCGCTCGCGCGCTGTCGCTGCTGCTGATGGCGATCCCGATCCTGTCGTTGCGTGCCGGACCGGGCTTCCCCGGCGTCAACGCGCTCGCGCCATGCCTCGGCGCCGCGCTGTTCCTGTGGAGCGGGGTGGGCGTTGCCAACGTGCCGCGCAGCCGGCTGTCGCCGCTCAATGTGGCGGCGTTCTTCGGCGGCATCTCCTATTCGCTGTATCTCTGGCACTGGCCGCTGTTTGCGTTTGCGCGCTTCGCCAAGCCCGGTCTCGCACTCGAGGGCTGGGAGCGGGCGGCCTTGTTCGCCCTGACGGTCGCTGTGGCCACGCTGTCCTGGCGCTTCGTCGAGCAGCCATTCCGGACGCGGCAACTCGCGCCGACACCGCGCGCCGCCTTCGGCCTGGCCGCGCTGGCGAGCCTGCTGCTGCTCGTCGGCAGCGGCGTAGGCCTGCTGCGCGCCGGGTCCGCGTCTGACGACGACCGCGCGGCGCAGCGCTACGATGCCTATAACAGCTATGACATGAAGCCGGTCTATCGCTACGGCACCTGCTTCACGACACCGGACGGCCGCGTGCCCGCAGAGTGTCTCCGTCCGGTGACCGGCAAGACCAACGTCCTGCTGTGGGGCGACAGCTTTGCCGCGCACTACTATCACGGCCTCGCAGCTCACCTCGATCCACGCACCGTCAACATCATGCAGGCGAGCCAGCCGACGTGCATGCCGACCTTCAGCGCGGAGACACAGGGCGTCGCGTCCTGCCGCGCCTTCGCAAGCCAGATGCGAGACTATTTCGCGCAAGCGCGGCCCGATCTCGTGGTGATGTCGGCCGATTGGCTCGAGAATGCGCGGCCGCCGCGCTTTCCGGGCATGCTGCGCGACCTCAGACAGACCATCGGACGCCTTCAGGACGCGGGCATTCCGGTGGTGCTGCTCGGCCCATCCGTGCAGTTTCGGGCGCGGCTGCCATCCATGCTGGCGCGCGCGACCTTGCGCGGCGTGACACCCGACGGTGCGACGTTCGTCCGGTCGGATATCTTTGCGCTGGACGCGGCGATGCAGGCGGCGCTGCCGACGGGCGAGGGGCTCTCCTACGTCTCGATCCTGTCGATCGTCTGCGAGAACGGGCGCTGTCCGCTCACCGCGGGCGATGTCCCGCTCTCCTTCGACCATGCGCATCTCACGGCGGAAGGCTCGGATGCGGTGATGGCGAGGGTCGCCCCGCTGCTGCAGCCGGACAACACCGAGCTCGGCTCACGTCAGCAGGCCGACGATGGCTCCCATCAGACAGGTGGTGAGGGTGCCCGAGACGATTGA